Proteins encoded in a region of the Stieleria neptunia genome:
- a CDS encoding DUF1559 family PulG-like putative transporter translates to MNPQHVRRSLSRVGFTLIELLVVIAIIGLLASMAMPALSKAREAARSAACQSNLRQFGIGLISRSTQTPSGAFCSGSFDFKRDGVPTEVGWVSDLVTRGILPGEMLCPSNSARSSKAVEEMVALPLTNFVADACFDESERLGSEPYTDSSGVVVSNIARKIANQAIPPKTPERTAVVKKKMIDEGYNTNYAASWFMLRTEFNLGPDGNLARIDPLCPDMDPRGRNVTEGPLETQYLDGSRAPMSTVPLLCDATPSGYLSASIGDRLPAGSLYTTPIVGGPVGSTLQMDLDGDGTPETPNPNFLKTPVFSAGEPRIGTAGWYKQLNFYTRQDYRGIMPLHNGIANCLMADGSVQALYDANGDQYVNNGFDVPSGGGSVIWTSGKTEADKLTIASYHSLKSDGPIE, encoded by the coding sequence ATGAACCCCCAACACGTGCGGCGTTCTCTGTCGCGAGTTGGTTTCACGCTGATCGAACTGCTGGTCGTGATCGCCATCATCGGTCTGCTGGCGTCGATGGCGATGCCCGCGCTCAGCAAGGCGCGCGAGGCGGCGCGTTCGGCCGCTTGCCAATCCAATTTGCGTCAATTCGGGATCGGTCTGATTTCGCGCAGCACGCAAACCCCCAGCGGCGCGTTTTGCTCGGGGAGTTTTGATTTCAAACGTGACGGCGTGCCGACGGAAGTGGGTTGGGTGTCCGACTTGGTGACGCGGGGCATCCTGCCCGGTGAGATGCTGTGCCCGAGCAATTCGGCGCGGAGCAGTAAAGCCGTCGAGGAGATGGTCGCATTGCCGTTGACGAATTTTGTCGCCGATGCCTGTTTCGACGAATCCGAGCGGCTCGGCAGCGAACCGTACACCGATTCGTCCGGCGTGGTCGTTTCCAACATCGCACGCAAGATCGCGAACCAGGCGATCCCACCCAAGACGCCCGAACGCACGGCGGTGGTCAAGAAAAAGATGATCGATGAGGGCTACAACACCAACTACGCCGCGTCCTGGTTCATGTTGCGGACGGAATTCAATCTCGGTCCCGACGGAAACCTGGCACGGATCGATCCCCTCTGTCCCGACATGGACCCGCGTGGCAGGAACGTGACCGAAGGGCCGCTGGAAACGCAATACCTGGACGGCTCTCGGGCTCCCATGTCAACGGTCCCCTTGCTCTGCGATGCCACGCCCTCGGGTTACCTGAGCGCGTCGATCGGCGATCGGCTGCCGGCGGGCAGTCTGTACACCACGCCGATCGTCGGCGGCCCGGTCGGCAGCACCTTGCAAATGGACTTGGACGGCGACGGCACCCCCGAGACCCCGAACCCGAATTTCCTGAAAACGCCCGTTTTCTCCGCCGGTGAACCCCGCATCGGGACCGCCGGATGGTACAAGCAGTTGAACTTTTACACCCGCCAGGACTACCGCGGGATCATGCCGCTGCACAACGGCATCGCCAACTGCTTGATGGCCGACGGTTCGGTGCAAGCGTTGTACGACGCCAACGGCGATCAATACGTCAACAACGGTTTTGACGTGCCCAGCGGTGGCGGCAGCGTGATTTGGACGAGTGGAAAAACCGAGGCGGACAAGCTGACAATCGCCAGCTACCACTCGCTGAAGTCGGATGGGCCGATCGAGTAG
- a CDS encoding alpha/beta hydrolase gives MNQPRKTRYGSLDSYVVDAGRAQTPSALAILCHGFGAPGSDLVGIAGEWIEALGKTAESFRFIFPIAPHSLDELGMPSGRAWWMLNMTRMMDAIQAQQFEELHHETPPGLEESRRALSELVNAARDELADQRGCDADAIPFALGGFSQGAMLAMDTALRGPIPAPDLLIQFSGSVICQDEWTESLSRLQQTPVYQSHGTQDPILPFQSAERLRDLLAAAGVDLQFHPFFGPHTIDGQAIASTAIALQQLVDPPPHGNPTP, from the coding sequence ATGAACCAACCACGGAAAACTCGCTACGGATCACTGGACAGCTACGTGGTCGACGCCGGCCGGGCCCAGACGCCTTCGGCACTGGCGATCCTTTGCCACGGCTTTGGCGCCCCGGGCAGCGACCTGGTCGGGATCGCCGGCGAGTGGATCGAGGCGCTCGGGAAGACCGCCGAATCATTTCGCTTCATTTTCCCGATCGCGCCGCACAGCCTGGACGAACTCGGAATGCCTTCCGGGCGGGCCTGGTGGATGCTGAACATGACGCGCATGATGGACGCGATCCAGGCCCAACAATTTGAGGAGCTGCACCACGAAACCCCGCCGGGTTTGGAGGAATCTCGCAGGGCCCTATCGGAATTGGTCAACGCCGCCCGCGACGAACTGGCCGATCAACGGGGCTGCGATGCCGACGCGATTCCATTCGCACTGGGGGGGTTTTCCCAGGGTGCGATGCTGGCGATGGACACGGCACTGCGCGGCCCGATTCCGGCGCCCGATTTGTTGATCCAATTCTCCGGATCGGTGATCTGCCAGGACGAATGGACCGAATCGTTGTCTCGACTGCAGCAGACCCCTGTCTATCAGTCGCACGGAACCCAGGACCCGATCCTGCCGTTCCAGTCCGCCGAGCGGCTTCGTGATTTGCTTGCCGCGGCCGGCGTCGACCTCCAGTTTCACCCCTTTTTCGGGCCGCACACGATCGACGGTCAGGCGATTGCGTCGACCGCGATCGCCCTGCAACAATTGGTCGACCCTCCCCCGCACGGAAACCCCACCCCATGA
- a CDS encoding DinB family protein — protein sequence MNRLASRRPESEEFDSEYHGQLIARVEGECAIAILRQQLHWICDLASSISTEQVDRIHAPYRWTIRQVFEHCANAERMFGYRMMCLADGSGPTLPNWDENVSADSRFGLGNFSCLAAELGDLRKANLGLLQRLSPRAWDGSGTVAGQRINVRALAWLTAGHLLHHFEIVENRCGVTAMRGPAMLE from the coding sequence ATGAATCGTCTTGCCAGTCGCCGTCCGGAATCCGAGGAGTTCGACAGCGAGTATCACGGCCAATTGATCGCCCGCGTCGAAGGCGAGTGCGCGATCGCGATCCTGCGACAACAGCTGCATTGGATCTGCGATTTGGCCAGCAGCATCAGCACCGAACAGGTCGACCGCATCCACGCCCCATACCGGTGGACCATCCGACAGGTCTTTGAGCATTGTGCCAACGCGGAGCGAATGTTCGGCTATCGGATGATGTGTTTGGCCGACGGAAGTGGGCCGACGTTGCCCAATTGGGACGAAAACGTCTCCGCCGACAGTCGCTTCGGACTGGGGAATTTCTCTTGCCTGGCCGCCGAACTGGGCGACCTGAGGAAAGCGAATCTGGGGCTGCTGCAGCGGCTTTCCCCGCGCGCCTGGGACGGCTCGGGGACCGTCGCCGGCCAGCGGATCAATGTGCGCGCCCTCGCTTGGCTCACCGCCGGACATCTGCTGCACCACTTTGAAATCGTCGAAAACCGCTGTGGGGTCACTGCGATGCGCGGCCCCGCCATGTTAGAGTGA
- the obgE gene encoding GTPase ObgE, whose amino-acid sequence MFVDRVQIELHAGKGGDGCSSMRREKYIPRGGPDGGNGGHGASLILEARLGVNSLAAFANRKFIRAGSGRQGRGAMCHGRKAEDQTLYVPPGTLVIDAEQGYVIKDLKHHGDSFVVARGGKGGKGNAHFKSSTNQAPREFQRGEEGEVRTVILELRSIADVGLIGKPNAGKSTLLSRITSARPEIADYPFTTKHPNLGIVDLDEGRSFVLADIPGLIEGASDGLGLGHEFLKHIERAGLLVHLVEPAPTDQSDPLDNYRAIRSELTHYDQALGERDEILAVTKSELPQATEVAEQLREETGRPVLLISAITGAGLTELTEAVMTRVQQRRKALLDAGEDIPVLRESQQAPEKRKVPPHLRGATAQLSDEHQAKDFDPVVDSSAEDAP is encoded by the coding sequence ATGTTCGTCGACCGCGTCCAAATTGAACTTCACGCCGGCAAGGGCGGGGACGGTTGCTCCAGCATGCGCCGCGAAAAATACATCCCGCGCGGGGGCCCCGACGGCGGTAACGGCGGACACGGCGCCAGCCTGATTCTGGAAGCCCGGTTGGGGGTCAATTCCCTGGCCGCGTTTGCCAATCGAAAGTTCATTCGGGCGGGCAGCGGACGGCAAGGCCGGGGGGCGATGTGCCACGGGCGAAAGGCCGAGGACCAGACGCTGTACGTTCCACCGGGGACCCTGGTGATCGACGCCGAGCAGGGGTATGTCATCAAGGACCTGAAACACCACGGCGATTCCTTCGTCGTCGCACGCGGCGGCAAGGGCGGCAAGGGGAATGCCCATTTCAAAAGCAGCACCAATCAGGCGCCGCGTGAATTCCAGCGTGGCGAGGAGGGTGAAGTCCGCACCGTCATTCTGGAACTGCGCTCGATCGCCGATGTCGGGCTGATCGGCAAACCCAACGCCGGAAAAAGCACGCTGCTGAGCCGGATCACAAGCGCCCGCCCCGAAATCGCCGACTACCCGTTCACCACCAAGCATCCCAATTTGGGCATCGTCGACCTTGATGAAGGACGCTCCTTTGTCTTGGCGGACATCCCGGGGTTGATCGAAGGCGCCAGCGACGGCCTGGGGCTGGGCCACGAGTTCCTCAAGCACATCGAACGCGCCGGATTGCTGGTCCACCTGGTCGAACCCGCACCGACCGACCAGTCCGACCCGCTGGACAACTATCGGGCCATCCGCTCGGAATTGACGCATTACGATCAGGCGCTCGGCGAGCGCGACGAGATCTTGGCCGTCACCAAGAGCGAGCTGCCGCAGGCCACCGAGGTCGCCGAGCAACTGCGCGAAGAAACCGGCCGGCCCGTGCTGCTGATCAGTGCCATCACCGGAGCCGGTTTGACGGAGTTGACCGAAGCGGTGATGACACGGGTCCAGCAGCGCCGCAAGGCACTGTTGGACGCCGGAGAGGACATTCCGGTGTTGCGTGAGTCCCAGCAAGCGCCCGAAAAACGGAAGGTACCGCCACACCTGCGGGGCGCGACCGCACAGCTTTCCGATGAGCACCAAGCCAAGGACTTTGACCCCGTCGTCGACTCCTCCGCCGAGGACGCGCCGTGA
- a CDS encoding type III pantothenate kinase — protein sequence MTPAETIAAIDVGNSAIKVALANTSDLLAGAVNSSAPDGSICYQTFPLDQPQWDQQVCHWVQQQTGRSEVSWWVSTVNHAASRPLRDAVCDCWESRRSMSGPPRQVDWRHLSSHDVPLQIRVDAPEKVGIDRLLSAYAASNRFDPPLVVVDAGSAVTVDCVRRSPDAPPVFAGGAILPGIRLQHAALVTGTEGLQQATLETVPDGGRAMAPATNTRQAIRLGVLAAVVGGVERLAREYAESPQTSDARENGDADGAFRIVLSGGDAVTLSPYLRAPHERVPHLVCLGILDLAIRQCQLAPSGLK from the coding sequence GTGACGCCGGCTGAGACGATTGCTGCGATCGATGTCGGCAACTCGGCGATCAAGGTCGCGCTGGCCAACACATCCGACCTGCTCGCCGGCGCTGTGAATTCCAGTGCCCCCGACGGCTCCATCTGCTACCAGACGTTTCCACTGGACCAGCCGCAGTGGGACCAACAGGTCTGTCACTGGGTGCAGCAGCAAACCGGCCGGTCGGAGGTTTCGTGGTGGGTGTCGACGGTCAACCACGCCGCCAGCCGTCCCCTTCGCGATGCCGTGTGCGATTGCTGGGAATCGCGTCGGTCCATGTCTGGTCCTCCGCGGCAAGTGGATTGGCGTCACCTGTCGTCACACGATGTCCCGCTGCAAATCCGAGTCGACGCGCCGGAGAAAGTCGGGATCGATCGTCTGCTCAGTGCCTATGCCGCCTCCAACCGCTTCGACCCGCCGCTGGTCGTCGTCGACGCCGGTTCGGCCGTGACGGTCGACTGCGTCCGCCGCTCTCCCGACGCTCCACCGGTGTTCGCCGGGGGGGCGATTCTGCCGGGAATCCGGTTGCAACATGCCGCCCTGGTGACGGGGACCGAGGGGCTTCAGCAAGCGACGCTGGAAACCGTCCCCGACGGGGGTCGGGCGATGGCACCGGCAACCAATACCCGGCAAGCGATTCGATTGGGCGTGCTGGCGGCCGTCGTCGGCGGCGTCGAACGACTGGCAAGGGAGTACGCCGAATCACCCCAAACATCCGATGCACGCGAAAACGGTGACGCGGACGGGGCGTTCCGGATCGTGCTCAGCGGCGGGGACGCGGTGACGCTCTCGCCCTACTTGCGAGCCCCACACGAACGCGTCCCCCATTTAGTCTGCCTGGGGATTTTGGATCTGGCAATTCGGCAATGCCAGCTTGCCCCGAGCGGGCTAAAATAG
- a CDS encoding M20 family metallopeptidase: MPHSIEAPHPDGTIASAITTLEQLISFPSVSAKSNVDINDWCAATLARMGFTLWHSGYRDDRGVRKSNLVAVRKPSGVEPHETSVVRHAAPSSQQGLAYFCHTDVVPAKKWVGAPAPPFPRTDDAAAGPFDAVVTDERVYGRGACDMKGSLAAMLSAVARVDVGQQTAPIWIVCTADEEVGFNGAKHMVDHCDGYRDLVRADPVAVIGEPTEMNVVYAHKGIQGFTVHSRGRAGHSATNFGTNANEAMVPMLVKLLELCQRTRDDARLQDDRFDPPVLSWNFGVSDHSNVVNITPERSDAWVSFRTMPEVDGAELVAEADAAARRLGLTLTPIAGCDPLWTDPDSEIVTQFRSIAGTRSQTVCYATDGGVLGELSRRIVIGPGSIAQAHTVDEWIAIDQLQRGIDCYEKALHHWCTTVA, translated from the coding sequence ATGCCACATTCGATCGAAGCTCCGCATCCCGATGGTACGATCGCTTCGGCCATCACGACGCTGGAGCAATTGATTTCGTTTCCCTCAGTCAGCGCCAAAAGCAACGTCGACATCAACGACTGGTGCGCGGCCACGCTCGCCCGGATGGGATTCACGCTGTGGCACAGTGGTTACCGGGACGATCGCGGCGTGCGCAAGTCCAACCTGGTCGCGGTCCGCAAACCATCGGGCGTCGAGCCGCACGAGACGTCTGTCGTTCGCCACGCGGCGCCGTCGTCGCAACAGGGGCTCGCGTATTTTTGTCATACCGATGTCGTGCCGGCCAAGAAGTGGGTCGGTGCCCCGGCTCCGCCGTTTCCTCGCACCGACGATGCCGCTGCGGGACCGTTTGATGCCGTGGTGACCGACGAACGCGTTTATGGTCGCGGCGCCTGTGACATGAAAGGTTCGCTGGCGGCGATGCTATCCGCGGTCGCGCGCGTCGATGTCGGTCAGCAAACCGCGCCGATCTGGATCGTTTGCACCGCCGACGAAGAAGTCGGATTCAACGGCGCCAAACACATGGTCGATCATTGCGACGGCTATCGTGACCTGGTCCGCGCCGATCCCGTCGCGGTGATCGGCGAGCCGACGGAGATGAATGTCGTGTACGCGCACAAGGGGATCCAGGGGTTCACCGTCCACAGCCGTGGTCGCGCCGGTCACAGCGCGACCAACTTTGGGACCAACGCGAACGAGGCGATGGTGCCGATGCTGGTCAAGCTGCTGGAGCTTTGCCAGCGGACGCGCGATGATGCGAGGCTGCAGGACGATCGATTCGATCCGCCGGTGCTGTCGTGGAACTTTGGCGTCAGCGATCACAGCAACGTTGTCAACATCACGCCGGAACGCAGTGACGCTTGGGTCAGTTTTCGCACGATGCCGGAGGTCGACGGTGCAGAGTTGGTTGCCGAAGCGGACGCGGCCGCGCGTCGGCTCGGTTTGACGCTGACGCCGATCGCCGGCTGCGACCCACTGTGGACCGACCCCGACAGCGAGATCGTGACGCAATTTCGATCGATCGCCGGCACTCGATCCCAAACCGTCTGTTACGCCACCGACGGCGGCGTGCTGGGAGAACTGTCGCGGCGGATCGTGATCGGACCGGGCAGCATCGCCCAGGCGCACACCGTCGACGAATGGATCGCCATCGACCAACTGCAACGCGGCATCGACTGCTACGAAAAAGCCCTGCACCACTGGTGCACCACCGTGGCGTAA
- a CDS encoding Trm112 family protein, which yields MLDEKLLRLVQCPISGQTLQISPAALIVALNEKIAQGLVRDASDQLVESALDQGLTTADGARLYPVRGGIPTLIADAAIELERQEVG from the coding sequence ATGCTCGATGAAAAGCTCCTCCGCCTGGTTCAGTGCCCGATTTCGGGGCAAACGCTGCAGATTTCGCCCGCCGCGTTGATCGTCGCGTTGAACGAAAAAATTGCCCAGGGATTGGTCCGCGATGCCTCCGACCAGCTGGTCGAAAGTGCACTGGACCAAGGTCTTACCACCGCAGATGGTGCGCGTCTGTATCCCGTCCGCGGCGGGATCCCCACCCTGATCGCCGACGCCGCGATCGAGTTGGAACGGCAAGAAGTGGGGTAA
- a CDS encoding universal stress protein: MSDSEPNEVDRGVDASMRMFEKSKVGDAPALQPIKPSRVLLVLDGSAQDQSGVAAAGFLRETFNVETLVLDARQSADGDVTSAVIESVSGARPIQRTGEESYDMILAALQTHAVDLVIVPCPFGRDFDKVGTDSAGTVIDVLLSRCPCPMLVIRRADQTLEQCVHQVSVVVGAECDVELKAAAWAFGLSADDATVTLDLVVEKEQYENIKSIVEALSDGATLDPESFSDALTKTHHSIHGAMAKTATEFGRSYHLRPLAGEVAPPNPLQNRDKTLLILPLEVDDRFGQGFAQDRIRRSPHPVLVVPSHVPQG, encoded by the coding sequence ATGTCTGATTCGGAGCCGAACGAAGTCGACCGCGGCGTCGACGCGTCCATGCGGATGTTCGAAAAATCGAAGGTCGGCGATGCGCCCGCACTGCAGCCGATCAAACCCTCCCGCGTCCTACTGGTCCTCGATGGATCCGCCCAAGACCAATCGGGCGTCGCGGCGGCGGGGTTCCTGCGCGAAACCTTCAACGTGGAAACGCTGGTCTTGGACGCCCGCCAATCAGCCGACGGAGACGTCACCAGCGCGGTGATCGAGTCCGTCTCGGGGGCGCGGCCGATCCAGCGGACGGGTGAAGAATCTTACGACATGATTCTGGCCGCACTGCAAACACACGCGGTCGACCTGGTGATTGTCCCCTGTCCGTTTGGACGCGATTTCGACAAGGTCGGCACCGATAGCGCCGGCACGGTCATCGACGTGTTGCTCTCGCGCTGTCCCTGTCCGATGCTGGTCATCCGCCGCGCCGACCAGACGCTGGAACAATGCGTGCATCAGGTTTCGGTCGTCGTCGGCGCTGAATGCGACGTGGAATTAAAAGCCGCCGCGTGGGCGTTCGGACTGTCAGCCGACGATGCGACGGTGACGCTGGACCTGGTCGTCGAGAAAGAACAGTACGAGAATATTAAATCGATCGTCGAAGCCCTTTCCGACGGCGCGACGCTGGACCCCGAATCGTTTTCCGACGCGTTGACCAAGACGCACCACTCGATCCACGGGGCGATGGCGAAGACGGCGACCGAGTTCGGACGCAGCTATCACTTGCGACCGCTCGCCGGCGAGGTCGCGCCGCCCAATCCGTTGCAAAACCGGGACAAAACGCTGCTGATCTTGCCGCTGGAAGTGGACGATCGATTCGGCCAGGGATTCGCTCAAGACCGGATTCGCCGCAGTCCCCATCCGGTGCTGGTCGTCCCCAGCCATGTACCGCAGGGGTAA
- the miaE gene encoding tRNA-(ms[2]io[6]A)-hydroxylase, with protein sequence MLHLQSESTQRWLQQVDENLPEILIDHAHCERKAASTAMNLMNSYTDNRPLCVEMTRIIQEELEHFHMVMEVLDRRGITFKRLASGHYGRELNALTRQREPERGVDRLLIASLIEARSCERFRLLADHVRPRDSELADFYAGLFESEARHHTTYVKLAEQFAPRAEVLERLDQLSEQETAIIAKGSPLARMHS encoded by the coding sequence ATGCTTCACCTCCAATCCGAATCGACGCAACGTTGGCTTCAGCAAGTCGACGAAAACCTGCCCGAGATCTTGATCGATCACGCCCATTGCGAGCGCAAGGCGGCTTCGACGGCGATGAACCTGATGAACTCCTACACCGACAATCGGCCGCTGTGTGTCGAGATGACGCGGATCATCCAGGAGGAACTGGAACACTTTCACATGGTGATGGAGGTGCTCGATCGCCGCGGCATCACCTTCAAACGACTCGCCAGCGGTCACTACGGACGCGAACTCAACGCGCTGACGCGGCAGCGCGAGCCCGAGCGCGGCGTCGACCGCTTGCTGATCGCGTCGCTGATCGAAGCCCGCAGCTGTGAACGGTTTCGATTGCTGGCCGATCACGTTCGCCCACGCGACAGCGAACTGGCCGATTTCTATGCCGGGCTGTTCGAATCCGAAGCCCGCCATCACACGACCTACGTCAAGTTGGCCGAACAATTCGCGCCACGCGCCGAAGTCCTCGAGCGACTCGACCAACTGTCCGAGCAGGAAACGGCGATCATCGCCAAGGGCAGCCCGCTGGCGCGGATGCACAGCTGA
- the ftsY gene encoding signal recognition particle-docking protein FtsY, with the protein MVFWRSKKKTDDPASAQPSGPAQQEPAESDDPATPDRAASAASPEPEPVADAPAGLLGRFRSGLEKTRRALNTDIRDLFKDEGRLVDDEFLGELFAKLIRTDMGAGPAEELRDDVAKRYRGRKVGLAEVLESITAQTQAMLQQDAAPLNLPGKPSVILVVGVNGSGKTTSIGKLSHYLTSHGKKIVLGAGDTFRAAAVEQLTIWSERIGCDIVTGKQGADPASVAFQTVDKAIETGADVAIIDTAGRLQTQANLMQELDKIRRVVGKKIEDAPHEVLLVLDATAGQNAISQAKGFSDAAGCTGIILAKLDGSARGGVILPIRRQFELPVKFVGLGESIEDIAEFDADSFATALFAD; encoded by the coding sequence ATGGTTTTCTGGCGCTCGAAGAAAAAAACAGACGATCCAGCCTCCGCCCAGCCGTCCGGTCCGGCGCAACAGGAGCCGGCCGAATCAGATGATCCCGCGACACCCGACCGCGCTGCGTCGGCAGCCTCCCCCGAACCCGAACCCGTGGCCGACGCGCCGGCGGGCCTGCTGGGGCGATTTCGCAGCGGGCTGGAAAAAACACGGCGGGCACTCAACACCGACATCCGCGACCTGTTCAAAGACGAGGGGCGGCTGGTCGACGACGAATTCCTGGGCGAATTGTTCGCCAAGCTGATCCGCACCGACATGGGCGCCGGCCCCGCCGAAGAGCTGCGCGATGACGTCGCCAAGCGATACCGTGGCCGCAAAGTCGGGCTGGCCGAGGTGCTCGAATCGATCACCGCCCAAACCCAGGCGATGCTGCAGCAGGATGCCGCCCCGCTGAATCTGCCCGGCAAACCCAGCGTGATCCTGGTCGTCGGCGTCAACGGCAGCGGCAAAACCACGTCGATCGGAAAACTTTCCCACTACCTGACGTCCCACGGCAAGAAGATCGTCCTGGGCGCCGGAGACACGTTTCGCGCCGCCGCGGTCGAGCAGTTGACGATCTGGTCGGAGCGGATCGGCTGCGACATCGTGACCGGCAAACAGGGGGCCGACCCGGCCAGCGTGGCGTTTCAAACGGTCGACAAGGCGATCGAAACCGGCGCCGATGTCGCCATCATCGACACCGCCGGACGCTTGCAGACGCAGGCCAACCTGATGCAGGAACTGGACAAGATCCGCCGCGTCGTCGGCAAGAAAATCGAAGACGCCCCGCACGAAGTCCTGTTGGTCCTGGACGCGACCGCCGGCCAAAACGCGATCAGCCAGGCCAAGGGATTCAGCGACGCGGCCGGTTGCACGGGCATCATCTTGGCCAAACTCGACGGTTCGGCCCGCGGCGGAGTGATCTTGCCGATCCGCCGCCAATTCGAACTCCCCGTCAAATTTGTCGGACTCGGCGAAAGCATCGAAGACATCGCAGAGTTTGACGCCGACAGTTTTGCCACCGCCCTCTTCGCCGATTGA
- a CDS encoding porin: protein MKLSKIAMLAAIACASYTSSMTASGNDTIELVSHCAAACDCGEPVCGCETVVGCDPCGDACDSGCGDAGCCDAGCDGGCDSACGCGVGGGLGSLLGDCCLGDQWSLFGEHCGWSAGGWVQMGYHDRALPIFNDRPDEYNLHQAWLYAEKAIDTSCGFDIGGRIDYVYGIDAQNTQAFGTGNRGWDNDWDNGGANGYGHALPQAYFEAGYGDLSVKIGHFYTIIGWEVVTAPDNFFYSHAYTMNYSEPFTHTGALATYNVNENVTAYGGYTMGWDSGFDDNGDSFLGGLSVALSDDLTLTYATTFGRLGAAPLGNPEQGYMHSIVADVTLSDNLQYIFQSDYLDTETSAGATVRETFGINQYLIYTLSDCWAAGGRFEYYNNEGIFGAPGNDSDIYALTMGLNYKPHANVVVRPEIRWDWDDDQVAGLESGDDQTTFGIDTIFLF, encoded by the coding sequence ATGAAGCTTAGCAAGATTGCCATGCTGGCTGCGATTGCCTGCGCGTCCTACACGAGCAGCATGACCGCGAGCGGAAATGACACAATTGAACTGGTTTCGCACTGTGCGGCCGCTTGCGATTGCGGCGAGCCGGTCTGCGGATGCGAGACGGTGGTAGGCTGTGATCCATGCGGCGACGCATGCGATAGCGGCTGTGGCGACGCAGGATGCTGCGACGCCGGATGCGACGGCGGATGCGACTCGGCGTGTGGATGCGGCGTAGGAGGCGGCCTCGGCAGTCTTCTCGGCGACTGCTGCTTGGGCGATCAATGGTCACTGTTCGGTGAGCATTGTGGCTGGAGCGCAGGCGGTTGGGTCCAAATGGGCTACCACGACCGCGCCCTGCCGATCTTCAATGACCGCCCCGACGAGTACAACCTGCACCAAGCCTGGTTGTACGCCGAAAAGGCGATCGACACCTCCTGTGGCTTCGATATCGGTGGTCGTATCGACTACGTTTACGGTATCGATGCACAGAACACTCAAGCGTTCGGCACGGGAAACCGCGGCTGGGATAACGACTGGGACAACGGCGGTGCCAACGGCTATGGCCACGCCCTGCCGCAAGCGTACTTCGAAGCCGGCTACGGCGATTTGTCCGTCAAAATTGGACACTTCTACACCATCATCGGATGGGAAGTCGTGACCGCCCCGGACAACTTCTTCTACAGCCACGCGTACACGATGAACTATAGCGAGCCCTTCACCCACACCGGTGCATTGGCAACCTACAACGTGAACGAAAACGTCACCGCCTACGGTGGATACACCATGGGCTGGGACAGCGGTTTCGACGACAACGGCGATAGCTTCTTGGGCGGATTGTCGGTCGCTCTCAGCGATGACCTGACGTTGACCTACGCCACCACCTTCGGTCGTCTCGGGGCGGCTCCCCTGGGGAACCCCGAGCAAGGTTACATGCACTCGATCGTCGCCGACGTGACCCTGAGTGACAACCTGCAGTACATCTTCCAGTCCGACTACTTGGACACGGAAACCTCCGCAGGTGCAACCGTTCGGGAAACCTTCGGTATCAACCAGTACCTGATCTACACCCTCAGCGACTGCTGGGCAGCCGGTGGACGGTTCGAGTACTACAACAACGAAGGCATCTTCGGTGCCCCCGGAAACGATTCGGACATCTACGCCTTGACGATGGGCTTGAACTACAAGCCGCACGCCAACGTCGTCGTGCGTCCCGAAATCCGCTGGGACTGGGATGACGATCAAGTCGCCGGACTGGAAAGCGGCGACGACCAAACGACCTTCGGCATCGACACGATCTTCTTGTTCTAA